The genomic DNA TCTACAAATTATAAAAGGAACAGCAGAAATACAGTACACAATGGATGCTAAAGGGGCAAATGCATTCCAGAGCTCTATGAGAGATTTACAAACTAAACAATGAAAATGTCTATAGGAGtacaagaaaaagaagaaaaagcagGTGAGGTAAAAACCTCATAATAGTTATTCATGCTCGCTTCTGCTCGAAGGAATGCGTCTTTAAGAACATCTGAGGCATCATGCTGTGACAAAACCCTCTCTCTTATAAGAGAATCCGATAAAATGGTAGCAAGCATCTCAGGCAGAATCCTGGAGATCAGATTCTTAAAACTTCAGTAAATAGTTAAGTCAAAATCAAGCATATCAGCTAAAATGAGCAGAATTGCTAAGTTTGTTTGTCAAATCAGAAGCCTTAAATCTTTAACTGAAGGCTTCATGGTACAAGAATAATGCAAATCAGCCCTTCAATGTGATAATTGCTAGATTGAAGAAAAAGGAACTAAGAACAATGTTTCCTCTTTTAATGTGTGTATATGTAAATATAGCCAAAGAGAACAACAGAAAACAGAATCTACTAATATGATGACCAAATCCATTTTATGCCACGATAATCCTCCATCTGTTTGCCACATGAATTCATACACAAAAGTGGAGAGAAAGCCAGAGAAAAAAAGGAGATAAGTAAAGCAACACGAAACTTCTCTCATTTCCATTAAATTTATAAGCCTCCAACAATCCCCTTCAGAACTATAAAAAGGTCATACCAAATGCACAAAGCTTCCCCGCTATAAGCAGGGTTTAAGGAAGGTCTTGACATACACAACCTTTCCCCCATTTATACAGAGAGACTGCTTCCAGGGTTTGAATCCATGACCAAGGGGAAAGCAACTAGATTAGTAGACAGACAATGGCAATGACCTTACCCCAATATGGTATTTAATAAATCTTCCTTGCCTTTCTAATATGTATTCCACTTCGTTTTTCACTATATTCCAAGTTTCCACTATTCAGTAAATACTCTAGCACCACATGCAATATTGACCAGCCAAGACCATAAAAAACTTGACTGTCAATCAAGACAATAATTAGGTTTTGCTTGTTAGGAAGGATAGGAAGGGGtaaaaaggaaaaatttgttaATCCAATGGTTAAGCTAAttgtttaatgatttttccatcCTTCTTTCTATCCTGGCCTACCAAGCAAAGCCTAAGTCAGCATTTATCATACCAGAAGCTCATGAAAATCCAACTATCTGAATATAAACAAACATAACAGAAACATGGATTCGAAAACTGAAAAGATGCATAATACTTTGAGACAAGCTTTGAAGACAAGATATAGTCTAGAAAGCACGATTAGCGTATGCATGGGAAACAAAAAGTGTATCTAATAATTAATCATAAGATGAAAAGTCTACAAGTCAACCACAAACCCTGCCAAAGAAGCACACTAAAAGATGTAATAGGAATACTAACTTGCTCGCAGATTTAGCAGCCTCAACACCACCATGCCCATCACAGATACCAAACACTCCAAACTGCAATGTCAGCAAAAATATAAGATTCATCGCATTTGATACAAGGATAAAAACATCAGGTAAAAGCACTAAAACATGAAAACCTGATCAATTCCGGGAAGAGGCCATTGATAATAGCAAACATCTTCCATGGGAAGTTTCTTTCCCCCTCGACGCAACGACATAGGGTCCGAAATCATACCAACTCCAAAAGGTACCATGCACTCATTTTGGGATAAAATATGAACCTGTCACAAAAGACAACAGGCAATCAATAAAACATTGCCATGGATTACAAGCTGATATGCACATTGTACAATCAGAAATGAGTAAATAAGAGAAAACACTTCACAACAATGGTCTATCAGAAAACAAAAGTAAGTTACATAACAACCGTGTCTATAATCCTAACTATATGGAATTTTTTCTTATGGAAGCAGTCTATCAACTGTTAACTGAAGGTGCAACATTAATGTTCAGTTCTTCAATATACCTCAGAAGTCTTGAAAGATAGTTATGAAGACAAGTAAACAAGAGTTCCGGAGAACAAATAAATGATATTGGACAAATAAAAAAGCTCAAAAATTATGTACTTCTAGAATGTCACAAGTGCATGTGGCTTGCAGCATATGAAAATTTCTTAAAAGGTATTTTATATCAATAGGATGATCCTGACAGTAAAAATATACAAAAGATGAGTAAGATACCAGTTCTAAACTCATGGTCTCAGATTATTACAACCTTATGAAATTGCtgaaataagaaaatgaacaaaaatgcaAATAATTCAATTTCCTGGAGAAGTGAATAATGAAAAGCTTTTGTTCGTGCAAACATTCAATACTTAATAACATAATAAATTATATctagaaagttttaaattttcagAAGCAAAAAATaccaggaaaaaaaaagaaaaagcataTAGACTTACttgtatgtttgaggttgtgccaagTGTTATTGTGTCTCCACTTGCAAGTTCCATTGGATGGCCCCATTGCCTACTTCCAGAATCAGGATGATTAATTGGTTGAGAATTCAGTAGCGTTCCATTGAGACTACCCATATCTACCAGCTCCCATTTCAGTTTCTGCAAGAATTTATGAAATTCGAAACAATTAATACACCACACATATAGCATGCACCAACTGCAAACTAATGTCATACAACTTGGGAGAAGTTTACATTTGAATTCCAAGTTATCATTGCATGCTTTCCGGAAACCTCTGCATCCTTCAATAATAAATCACTCGGAGAAACTCTCCCTAGGGTCAACGGCAACCTTGAAGGGTTTGTTGACTGTACAGAACAGCGAATTCCACGAGAAGGACCAGAGACAACCTCAAGAGAGAGGCAACTTCCTGTACTTCTAAAAGAAAGATATAATTACATGCTTTCCACATTCAATCTATTGAAAGAAAGCAATACATTAATCTCTTTATAGAAGTGAGAGGAAACAGAAATTACGCTGATCACTGATAACTTTGGGCACAAACTCTTGTATACTGTTTTCATTTTGATTTTCAGGCCTACCAAGTTTTAGCGCTTCAATTAGGTGCTCTGTCGCCAATGGGCGCTTTAGCGTCTGACCAACCAAAAGATCCTCTGAAGGATCAGATATTTCTAGAACCAAGCTATCACCTGTACAAGGTAAATCATTAGTATTGGAAATGATTTACTAAGCAGAACagttaaaacataattataagaGCAAAACAATAAAAGATGGAAGCAAATGGTTAATACCCTGAGCCAAATGGTGAGACGCAGGGGGGAGCCGCTGTTTGTGAACAAGTCCCTTATTACGAGGTGAGCGCAAAAGAGCTTCACTTTGGTAACATGCACCCTCTAAGTCATAATTTCTTGTCAAATCATTGCTTTGATCTTGACTGTGATTGACATCATCTGATACTAGAGGCCTCTCGACGTCTTCAACCTAGAAATCCATGTCAAATGTCAAATGAAAGAGGACCACAAGAGATTCAAACAGAAAGAAAGCTCCAAAAGTTTCCAAGTATTTCCCTTTATTAAAtggaaagaatatatatatatgaacaaatGCTATGACAATGTTTTGCATTTAGATAGACAAATACATGAAGGGTTTTAAAGAAAGATCCCAACTCTTTCTTCCATCACATGCATTTAAATCATATGGATTGAGAGGATAAATGATAAAGGAAGAGAAACAGTGAGTAATcatctaaaaataaattttaattttaatatagttGTTTGGAGATAAGGTAGATGACGTGAATAGGAAGATGAAATAATTATACGATATTGAGATTGTTCTTCCACATTTTGAACGAGTCTGTATGTTTAGAATATCAGTCTATTTGTCGGTGTCATTGACTTCCAAATTTGTAACTTACAAAGAGATTGTAAAAGTAAGCTATATGATAATTTATAAATGAAGGCTCTTCTACTCTCAAATTTTTCCAAGTAAGGAAAGAAATCAACCAAGTTTTTGATGAAGAGCCCTAGACTACAACAATGGATACATACTTATATATTTCTAAAATCAGTAGCTTCATAAAGTGTTTCTTGGATACGACACTCATTGCCATCTATTCTCAGCAGATATGGGTTAAGTGATCAATCATTGTAGACTGACTCAGAATAGATGCCACTAATCTCCAAAAGATTTCCTAGCATATTAAATCAGCTAAACTACATGGCATATCAGATTTAAATCTACCCGCAATCAACTTTTGATCCACTGGAAAATCAGTTACTCCTCTAGCATCAATAGAAATTTACCGACACCGTAGAAGaataccaaaaataaataaattaaatgcaTCACTCCACTTTCACGAATCAAGAAAATTCGCACAGCATTTCCTAAGATTTCAGCAAACAAAAAGCTGAACTACAGAATACTCTACTGTCTATTCAAAACATTACCAATTACCACCAAAATGAAAAATTCCTAATTGAACTCGCGGCATTGATTCATTGCACAAATAAAGAGCTAATAAACGGATCAACCTAAAGTTCTGCAATTAaatcaaaatagaaaaaatatatatataaaataaagctCCTAATTacgaaaaattaataataaaaaaatagaaatcgaGCTCCACCTAAGCTGAAACAGCAATGATCCGCGATCAGGAACATAGAATCAAACCTAAACCAATGAGTCATAAACTAGATTTTTGCTGTTATAAAAAAAGGAAACCCTGGTTGGTCAAACGACAGATCAGATTTTGATGGTGTTACCTTGATGGAGCGAGAACGAGAAGAGAAAGAGAAAAGGGAGAAGGAGAAGAAACGCCATGGTTTGAAGGCGAAGAGAATGAGGATAATGATAAGGATCAACATAAGGAGGAGAGTGAAAACGACAATGCTTTGTAGCATCGCCATAGTCGTTCAGCGTCCTCTCGTCTCTCTCCTCTCACACTACGATTTCAGATTCGGCTCTGCTTCGCGAGAACCTCGCTTTGAATTGGTCGCTCACCATTTTCCCccaattttttcattttcttttctatttGCCATTTCTTTTCCTCAACGTATCTATTAAATtcttttgtattattattattattattattattattattattactgggGGGATTTTCTTAGTGACTTGCTGGTGCATGCCACGTGGTATGCATGCATGAATATTTTAATACCCAAAACCTGAATTTAGATTTACTCattgaaattaagaaaaaaatctttaattaattaaatacaaGTTGAATAGAAGAAACTGCACATGCCTGTCTATTAAAAATTACTTATGTATAATGCCAATCATTTTCTCTACTCTTAACATACTTTCCACTTCACTCAAACATTGAATTCCACTAAATTCAtcttacaatttaatttctaTCATATTTTTATTGTTTAGTTTATTACCAAAAACAATGTAAAAAAATTACCTTGAATTTGcaacataaaaatatattcaGGGTGAAGCTAGAAATATTTTTTAGGAGTgctgaaattaaaatttaattttaatacggtatatctttataatttttaaaaattaaattaaaattttattat from Gossypium arboreum isolate Shixiya-1 chromosome 9, ASM2569848v2, whole genome shotgun sequence includes the following:
- the LOC108457309 gene encoding protein phosphatase 2C 70 isoform X1 — translated: MAMLQSIVVFTLLLMLILIIILILFAFKPWRFFSFSLFSFSSRSRSIKVEDVERPLVSDDVNHSQDQSNDLTRNYDLEGACYQSEALLRSPRNKGLVHKQRLPPASHHLAQGDSLVLEISDPSEDLLVGQTLKRPLATEHLIEALKLGRPENQNENSIQEFVPKVISDQRSCLSLEVVSGPSRGIRCSVQSTNPSRLPLTLGRVSPSDLLLKDAEVSGKHAMITWNSNKLKWELVDMGSLNGTLLNSQPINHPDSGSRQWGHPMELASGDTITLGTTSNIQVHILSQNECMVPFGVGMISDPMSLRRGGKKLPMEDVCYYQWPLPGIDQFGVFGICDGHGGVEAAKSASKILPEMLATILSDSLIRERVLSQHDASDVLKDAFLRAEASMNNYYEGCTATVLLVWADADENFYAQCANVGDSACLMNVGGKQIKMTEDHKISSYSERLRMEGMGEPLRDGETRLCGLNLARMLGDKFVKQQDSRFSSEPFISEPVHINQTSGAFALLASDGFWDVVTAKKAIQLVAQEREKELMAESEKENLAEKIANVLLNEARTQRTKDNTSIIFLDFDSTSRRISCKVDDP
- the LOC108457309 gene encoding protein phosphatase 2C 70 isoform X2 — protein: MENKQVEDVERPLVSDDVNHSQDQSNDLTRNYDLEGACYQSEALLRSPRNKGLVHKQRLPPASHHLAQGDSLVLEISDPSEDLLVGQTLKRPLATEHLIEALKLGRPENQNENSIQEFVPKVISDQRSCLSLEVVSGPSRGIRCSVQSTNPSRLPLTLGRVSPSDLLLKDAEVSGKHAMITWNSNKLKWELVDMGSLNGTLLNSQPINHPDSGSRQWGHPMELASGDTITLGTTSNIQVHILSQNECMVPFGVGMISDPMSLRRGGKKLPMEDVCYYQWPLPGIDQFGVFGICDGHGGVEAAKSASKILPEMLATILSDSLIRERVLSQHDASDVLKDAFLRAEASMNNYYEGCTATVLLVWADADENFYAQCANVGDSACLMNVGGKQIKMTEDHKISSYSERLRMEGMGEPLRDGETRLCGLNLARMLGDKFVKQQDSRFSSEPFISEPVHINQTSGAFALLASDGFWDVVTAKKAIQLVAQEREKELMAESEKENLAEKIANVLLNEARTQRTKDNTSIIFLDFDSTSRRISCKVDDP